In Bacteroidota bacterium, a single genomic region encodes these proteins:
- a CDS encoding alkylphosphonate utilization protein, translated as MEVKDSNGNVLKEGDSVTLIKSLDAKGIRGTLKRGQVVKNIRFTDNEEEIEGRIDKVMMVLKTCFLKKA; from the coding sequence ATGGAAGTGAAAGACAGCAATGGAAATGTATTAAAAGAAGGCGATTCAGTAACCCTTATCAAAAGCCTTGACGCAAAAGGAATTCGCGGAACTTTAAAAAGAGGACAAGTGGTAAAAAACATCCGCTTTACCGACAACGAAGAAGAAATTGAAGGCCGCATTGATAAAGTGATGATGGTGCTAAAAACGTGCTTCTTAAAGAAAGCATAA
- the recG gene encoding ATP-dependent DNA helicase RecG, translating to MANSILETPIEYLKGVGTQRADILKKELHIFTYGDLLSHYPFRYIDRTKFYTVSEISESLQYVQLRGRIVHYEVIGEKRGKRLVAKFRDATGILELVWFQSYQWWSNNLKLNEEYVVFGKPSEFNGKFNMVHPELDLVSELAITLNSNMQAMYNTSEKMKARGLDSRAIRKMQQTLVALISNSISEILPESLLVSLRMLNREEAIKNIHTPANPELLKRAQNRIKFEELFFIQLRLLKLKINRNANVRGFSFLKVGDYFNDFYKNNLPFELTGAQKKVMKEIRADMGSGKQMNRLLQGDVGSGKTMVALMCMLIALDNGFQSCLMAPTEILANQHFDSLKKLLVGTSVNIDLLTGSSKTKQRRALHENLQNGNLHILIGTHAVLEDVVQFQNLGLVVIDEQHRFGVEQRSKLWNKNTQLPHVLVMTATPIPRTLAMTLYGDLDISVIDEMPPGRKPIITSHRYDSARIAVFNFMREQIKLGKQVYVVYPLIKESEKMDYKDLMDGFESISRAFPKPEFQISIVHGKMKSADKDYEMQRFVRNETQIMVATTVIEVGVNVPNASIMVIESAERFGLSQLHQLRGRVGRGADQSYCILMTSYKLGEDTKIRLETMVRTTDGFEIADVDLKLRGPGDLQGTQQSGIVDLKLADLSKDAQIVQLAREAALKILEQDPNLQSSEYHAMVQHLNSLNKSNVNWSRIS from the coding sequence ATGGCAAACAGCATTCTCGAAACTCCAATTGAATATTTAAAGGGTGTGGGTACTCAAAGAGCCGACATCCTTAAAAAGGAATTGCATATTTTCACTTATGGCGATTTGCTTTCGCATTATCCGTTTCGCTACATCGACCGCACAAAATTTTATACGGTTTCCGAAATTTCAGAGTCGCTTCAATATGTGCAATTGCGCGGAAGAATTGTTCACTATGAAGTAATTGGAGAAAAACGCGGAAAACGACTTGTTGCAAAATTTCGCGATGCTACCGGTATTTTGGAGTTGGTTTGGTTTCAAAGCTATCAGTGGTGGTCCAATAATTTGAAGCTAAACGAAGAATATGTTGTATTCGGAAAACCATCTGAGTTTAATGGTAAATTCAACATGGTTCACCCCGAATTGGATTTGGTGAGCGAGTTGGCGATTACCCTCAACAGCAACATGCAAGCCATGTACAATACCAGCGAAAAAATGAAGGCCAGAGGCCTGGACAGCAGGGCCATTCGCAAAATGCAACAAACACTTGTAGCCTTAATATCCAATTCCATTTCTGAAATTCTTCCGGAATCTTTGTTAGTCTCCTTACGCATGTTAAATCGCGAGGAAGCAATAAAAAACATACACACTCCGGCAAATCCTGAACTATTAAAAAGGGCACAAAACCGCATTAAATTTGAAGAGCTATTTTTCATTCAATTGCGTTTGCTGAAATTAAAAATCAATAGAAATGCGAATGTTCGAGGCTTTAGCTTTTTAAAAGTGGGCGATTATTTTAATGACTTTTATAAAAATAATTTACCTTTTGAATTGACCGGTGCACAAAAAAAAGTGATGAAAGAAATTCGCGCTGATATGGGTTCCGGCAAGCAAATGAACCGCCTGTTACAAGGCGATGTGGGCAGTGGAAAAACAATGGTGGCACTTATGTGTATGCTGATAGCGCTAGACAATGGGTTTCAATCATGCTTGATGGCTCCTACCGAAATTTTAGCCAATCAACATTTTGATTCACTTAAAAAATTGCTTGTTGGTACTTCTGTCAACATTGATTTACTTACCGGTTCAAGTAAAACTAAACAGCGTAGGGCCTTACATGAAAATTTGCAAAACGGAAACTTGCACATACTAATCGGAACGCATGCTGTACTGGAAGATGTGGTTCAATTTCAAAATTTAGGTTTGGTGGTGATTGATGAACAACACCGCTTCGGAGTGGAGCAACGTTCAAAATTATGGAATAAAAACACCCAGTTGCCACATGTATTGGTGATGACTGCAACGCCCATTCCGCGTACTCTTGCAATGACACTTTATGGAGATTTAGACATTTCGGTAATTGATGAAATGCCGCCGGGAAGGAAACCGATTATAACATCTCACCGATATGATTCTGCGCGCATAGCTGTATTTAATTTCATGCGCGAACAAATAAAATTGGGAAAACAAGTGTATGTGGTGTATCCATTAATAAAGGAATCCGAAAAAATGGATTACAAAGATTTGATGGATGGCTTTGAAAGTATTTCGCGAGCATTTCCAAAGCCTGAATTTCAAATTAGTATTGTTCATGGTAAAATGAAGTCGGCCGACAAGGACTATGAAATGCAACGTTTTGTGCGCAATGAAACTCAAATTATGGTGGCTACTACCGTAATTGAAGTGGGTGTAAATGTACCCAATGCCAGTATCATGGTAATTGAAAGTGCAGAGCGTTTTGGCTTATCGCAATTGCATCAATTACGCGGAAGAGTAGGTCGTGGTGCAGATCAATCGTATTGCATTTTAATGACTTCCTATAAATTGGGAGAGGATACAAAAATTCGTCTCGAAACGATGGTGCGCACAACCGATGGATTTGAAATTGCAGATGTGGATTTAAAACTCCGTGGACCTGGCGATTTGCAAGGAACTCAACAAAGCGGTATTGTAGATTTAAAATTGGCTGATTTAAGTAAAGATGCCCAAATTGTGCAATTGGCAAGAGAGGCAGCACTAAAAATCCTAGAACAAGATCCAAATTTGCAATCGTCCGAATACCATGCCATGGTGCAACACCTCAATAGTCTCAATAAAAGCAATGTAAACTGGAGCCGTATTTCCTAA
- a CDS encoding pseudouridine synthase, with protein sequence MHRHFLIHKPYGYLSQFVCELKKKKLLGELFDFPEGTMAIGRLDEESEGLLLLTTDGWMSEHIRSKKVEKEYYAQVDGLITAEALQTLQQSVEIGVRNVKYQTLPCKAFLLEKEPDFAPRSRKIRDSRHGPTSWISIVLNEGKVRQVRKMTAAVGFPTLRLVRVRVGNFELNNLKAGEVIEVSDLTQASEPLH encoded by the coding sequence ATGCATCGACATTTTTTAATTCATAAACCCTATGGCTATTTAAGTCAATTTGTGTGCGAGTTAAAAAAGAAAAAACTACTGGGTGAATTATTCGATTTTCCGGAAGGAACAATGGCTATTGGACGATTGGATGAGGAAAGCGAAGGCCTCTTGTTGCTTACCACAGATGGGTGGATGAGCGAACATATTCGAAGCAAAAAAGTAGAAAAAGAATACTATGCTCAAGTGGATGGATTAATTACAGCAGAAGCGCTTCAAACCTTGCAACAAAGTGTGGAAATTGGTGTGCGTAATGTGAAATACCAAACTCTACCTTGCAAAGCATTCCTGCTTGAAAAAGAACCTGACTTTGCTCCACGAAGCCGCAAAATCAGGGACAGTAGACATGGTCCTACCTCCTGGATTTCGATTGTGTTGAATGAAGGTAAAGTAAGGCAAGTGAGAAAAATGACTGCTGCTGTTGGCTTTCCCACTCTCCGATTGGTGCGGGTGAGGGTTGGAAATTTTGAGCTGAACAATTTAAAAGCGGGAGAAGTAATAGAAGTCTCTGATTTAACTCAAGCAAGTGAACCTTTGCACTAA
- a CDS encoding M2 family metallopeptidase: MKKILILVATIGIFTACNNSSSESNGNEKVQADAQKYLEIYNSEYQRLTIAANEASWKSNTYIVEGDTATKNATNRSNEAIATYTGSNANIDSAKKYLAIKEQLTELQVKQFQFILYNAANNPESLKDMVKERIAAETEQNDKLFGYNFMLDGKKVSTNDIDAILNKETNVEKREKAWESSKQVGLVLKDGLANLQKLRNNTVKPLGFPDYFNYQVSDYGMSTEEMMKMNQQMIKDIWPLYRELHTWARYELAKKYNVKEVPEYLPAHWLSNRWGQDWSGLVEVKGLNLDSVLKSKSKEWMVEQAERFYVSLGLPSLPKSFYEKSDLYPAPADAKYKKNNHASAWHMDLDQDVRSLMSITPNSEWYETLHHELGHIYYYLCYSNPDVPIVLRSGANRAYHEGFGSMIGMAAMQKPFLAGLNLIPADAKTDETQTLLKEALNYIVFIPWSAGVMTNFEHELYSNNLATDKYNATWWNLVKKYQGIVPPNPRGEEYCDAASKTHINNDAAQYYDYALSYLFIFQVHEHIAKEILHQDPHATNYYGNKEVGTFLKNIMSPGASKDWREVFKANTGEDLSAKAMLNYFMPLMDYLKKENAGRKYTLPEAID; this comes from the coding sequence ATGAAAAAAATTCTCATCCTAGTAGCAACAATTGGCATATTTACTGCCTGCAACAACTCATCCTCTGAATCGAACGGCAACGAAAAAGTTCAGGCCGATGCGCAAAAGTATCTTGAAATCTACAACAGCGAATATCAGCGGCTCACCATCGCTGCAAATGAAGCTTCCTGGAAGTCGAATACCTATATTGTTGAAGGTGATACTGCAACTAAAAATGCCACCAACCGCAGCAACGAAGCCATTGCAACTTACACCGGTAGCAATGCCAACATTGATAGTGCAAAAAAATATTTGGCGATTAAAGAGCAATTAACCGAATTGCAAGTAAAGCAATTTCAGTTTATACTATACAATGCCGCCAACAATCCCGAAAGTTTGAAAGACATGGTGAAAGAGCGCATTGCAGCTGAAACCGAGCAGAACGATAAACTCTTTGGCTATAACTTTATGCTGGATGGTAAAAAGGTATCAACAAATGATATTGATGCTATTTTGAACAAAGAAACAAATGTGGAGAAGCGCGAAAAAGCGTGGGAATCGAGTAAGCAAGTTGGGCTGGTTTTAAAAGACGGTTTAGCCAATCTGCAAAAATTGCGCAACAATACTGTTAAACCACTTGGCTTCCCGGATTACTTCAATTATCAAGTATCAGATTATGGAATGAGCACCGAGGAAATGATGAAAATGAATCAACAAATGATTAAAGACATCTGGCCTTTGTATCGCGAATTACATACCTGGGCCAGATATGAATTGGCGAAAAAATATAACGTGAAAGAGGTGCCTGAATATTTGCCGGCACATTGGTTAAGCAATCGCTGGGGGCAAGATTGGAGTGGACTTGTAGAAGTAAAAGGATTGAATTTAGACAGTGTTTTAAAATCAAAAAGCAAAGAGTGGATGGTAGAGCAAGCTGAACGTTTTTACGTAAGTTTAGGCCTTCCTAGTTTACCAAAATCATTTTACGAAAAATCCGATTTGTATCCTGCTCCGGCAGATGCCAAATACAAAAAAAACAACCATGCCTCCGCTTGGCACATGGATTTGGATCAAGATGTGCGTTCTTTAATGAGCATTACCCCCAATTCCGAATGGTATGAAACATTGCACCATGAGTTAGGACACATTTATTATTACCTCTGCTATTCCAATCCCGATGTTCCAATTGTATTGCGTTCCGGAGCGAATCGTGCGTATCATGAGGGTTTTGGAAGCATGATTGGAATGGCTGCAATGCAAAAACCATTTTTAGCCGGCTTGAATTTAATTCCTGCGGATGCTAAAACAGATGAAACGCAAACACTTTTAAAAGAGGCATTAAACTATATTGTATTTATTCCTTGGAGCGCAGGTGTAATGACCAATTTCGAGCACGAATTATACAGCAATAATTTGGCAACTGATAAATACAATGCAACCTGGTGGAACTTGGTAAAAAAATATCAAGGAATTGTCCCTCCCAATCCACGGGGTGAAGAGTATTGCGATGCTGCTTCTAAAACACACATCAATAACGATGCGGCACAGTATTATGATTATGCACTTTCGTATCTTTTTATATTCCAAGTGCATGAACACATCGCAAAAGAAATTTTACATCAAGACCCACATGCCACCAATTACTATGGCAATAAAGAAGTGGGAACTTTCTTAAAAAACATAATGAGTCCAGGTGCGAGTAAAGATTGGAGAGAAGTGTTTAAAGCCAATACCGGCGAAGATTTAAGCGCAAAGGCAATGCTAAATTATTTTATGCCTTTGATGGATTATTTGAAAAAAGAGAATGCAGGTAGGAAATATACTTTGCCTGAAGCGATTGATTAA
- a CDS encoding phenylalanine--tRNA ligase subunit beta: MKISYNWLKAYINCDKSADEVAVLLTDCGLEVESVEQFQSLKGGLQGLVIGEVITKEKHPDADKLSITTVNVGNAELLNIVCGAPNVAAGQKVIVALVGAKLYPTEGESFEIKKSKIRGAVSEGMICAEDEIGIGQSHAGIMVLDNSAIVGTSAADYFKIENDFVFEIGLTPNRADAASHIGVARDLNAVMNKQIGLTAQNELMLPSVEQFKVGAPKFGISVSVEDHSACPRYSGVSISGIQVKESPEWLKNKLKAIGLRPINNIVDATNYVLHETGQPLHAFDADKISGKQIRVKKVADKTKFVTLDGMEHELSKDDLMICDADQALCIAGVFGGMTSGVTESTKNLFLESAYFNSVSVRKSAKRHGLKTDASFRFERGTDPNITVYALKRVALLIQEIAGGEISSEIVDIYPEKIADFKINFSYKNCARVIGKTIEKTILKNILTLLGMRIEQENELELLLSVPPYKVDVQREIDVIEEVLRIYGYNDIEIPTQVNSSLSFAAKPDREKIQNTVADTLSANGFAEIMSLSLSPSVKTVDSKIFLPENNVAMLNPLSSDLDVLRQTLLYSGLEAIAYNQNRKRADVKFYEFGKSYRMTTKNESGEKFYSEKNHLCLFISGKDKAESWIEKSNSLSFYDLKSAVNAVLNRIGITHFKETALTNELFSTGLSYEVKQKKLVEFGGISKVILKKNDIKADVFYADFDWDALVKLAGNNKITFTELPKFPEVKRDLALLIDNSVTYTQLEELAFQSEKKLLKEVRLFDVYEGDKLEAGKKSYALSFLLQDDSGTLNDKQIEKIMEKLILQYKEKLGATIR; the protein is encoded by the coding sequence ATGAAGATTTCTTATAACTGGCTGAAAGCGTATATTAATTGTGATAAAAGTGCAGATGAAGTTGCTGTACTGCTTACCGATTGCGGATTAGAAGTGGAAAGTGTGGAGCAGTTTCAAAGCCTGAAAGGGGGACTTCAAGGTCTGGTGATTGGTGAAGTTATTACCAAAGAAAAACATCCTGATGCTGATAAGCTGAGTATAACAACTGTAAATGTTGGCAATGCTGAATTGCTAAATATTGTTTGCGGAGCGCCAAATGTAGCCGCTGGTCAAAAAGTGATTGTTGCATTAGTGGGAGCTAAATTATATCCTACGGAAGGTGAATCATTCGAAATTAAGAAATCAAAAATTCGCGGTGCGGTTTCCGAAGGAATGATTTGTGCTGAAGATGAAATTGGTATAGGACAATCTCATGCAGGTATTATGGTGCTCGATAATTCAGCTATCGTTGGAACTTCTGCTGCCGATTATTTTAAAATTGAAAACGATTTTGTATTTGAAATTGGGCTTACTCCTAACAGGGCAGATGCAGCTTCCCACATTGGTGTTGCGCGAGACTTAAATGCGGTAATGAATAAACAGATTGGACTTACAGCTCAAAATGAATTAATGCTTCCAAGCGTGGAGCAATTTAAAGTTGGAGCTCCTAAATTTGGCATTAGTGTTTCTGTAGAAGATCACAGCGCCTGTCCACGCTACTCAGGTGTTTCCATTAGTGGAATTCAAGTAAAAGAATCGCCTGAATGGCTTAAAAATAAATTAAAAGCCATTGGTCTGCGTCCCATCAATAACATTGTGGATGCCACCAATTATGTGTTGCACGAAACCGGTCAACCGTTGCATGCTTTTGATGCGGATAAAATTTCGGGGAAGCAAATTCGAGTAAAAAAAGTGGCCGATAAAACCAAGTTTGTCACCCTGGATGGAATGGAGCACGAATTGTCGAAAGATGATTTAATGATTTGCGATGCAGATCAAGCACTTTGTATTGCAGGCGTATTTGGAGGAATGACTTCGGGTGTAACAGAAAGCACTAAAAATTTATTTTTAGAAAGCGCGTATTTCAATTCAGTTTCGGTTAGAAAATCAGCAAAACGCCACGGCTTAAAAACCGATGCATCCTTTCGCTTTGAAAGAGGCACTGATCCCAACATTACGGTGTATGCCTTGAAGCGTGTTGCCTTATTAATACAGGAAATTGCCGGAGGTGAAATTAGTTCTGAAATAGTGGACATTTATCCGGAAAAAATAGCAGATTTCAAAATTAATTTCAGCTATAAAAACTGCGCTCGAGTAATCGGAAAAACCATTGAAAAAACCATTCTGAAAAATATTCTCACACTGCTTGGAATGCGCATTGAGCAAGAAAACGAATTGGAATTACTACTCTCAGTTCCTCCCTATAAAGTGGATGTGCAGCGCGAAATAGATGTGATTGAAGAAGTGTTGCGAATCTATGGATACAATGATATCGAAATCCCAACACAAGTAAACAGCTCTCTCTCATTTGCGGCAAAACCCGACCGTGAAAAAATTCAGAATACCGTTGCAGATACCCTTTCGGCAAACGGATTTGCCGAAATCATGTCCTTGTCATTAAGCCCTTCGGTGAAAACAGTTGACTCTAAAATTTTCCTTCCCGAAAATAACGTAGCCATGCTAAACCCGCTAAGTTCTGATTTAGACGTGTTGCGTCAAACTCTTTTATACAGTGGGTTGGAAGCAATTGCATACAATCAAAATCGCAAGCGAGCGGATGTGAAATTTTATGAATTTGGAAAATCCTATCGCATGACAACAAAGAACGAAAGCGGCGAAAAATTTTATTCCGAAAAAAATCACTTATGCCTATTTATTAGCGGTAAAGACAAAGCCGAATCATGGATAGAAAAATCAAACTCACTGAGTTTTTATGATTTAAAATCAGCAGTAAATGCTGTGTTAAATAGAATCGGGATAACTCATTTCAAAGAAACAGCATTAACCAATGAGCTTTTCTCAACCGGCTTGTCGTATGAAGTGAAACAAAAAAAACTGGTGGAATTTGGGGGTATTTCAAAAGTAATCCTTAAAAAGAATGACATTAAAGCGGATGTGTTTTATGCCGATTTTGATTGGGATGCTTTAGTTAAATTAGCAGGAAACAATAAAATTACTTTTACAGAACTTCCTAAATTTCCGGAAGTAAAAAGAGATCTTGCCTTGTTAATCGACAATTCGGTAACGTATACACAACTGGAAGAATTGGCTTTTCAAAGCGAAAAAAAATTATTGAAAGAAGTGCGACTTTTTGATGTGTATGAAGGCGATAAACTTGAAGCCGGAAAAAAATCCTATGCACTCAGCTTTTTGTTGCAAGATGACAGTGGAACCCTAAACGACAAACAGATTGAGAAGATTATGGAGAAATTGATTCTCCAATACAAAGAGAAGCTTGGAGCAACTATTCGTTAA
- a CDS encoding AhpC/TSA family protein: MKKTTALFILLFPLFTLAQSTFSIEGTIENSAGDTVSLINDTYYLGKKSSVFSSVTKDSKFKFSLSLEHNSILQLKYKGKEIALFAEPGNSLQLTFSSSGKISFEGKGAENNQFLQAFETAFKSNFDKTTQEKKMLEQNIDAFEMDLFDARQKQLKYCKEYAAKSALSSDFKLYLQKRISYNYWNWLLDFPAVNANSAKAKTVKAIPPIMLESLDKNNVVDESAMICDSYRGYINSFVIYFNSEANGFNTFHDINTSVDRKCTFAKNKLSGVPYSFFVCKLLLEYCEKMTPSFAREIFKNFETLDKKGIYSSIAKEKCGDWINSKDPKKEKTTTEKPAKEIASSSNSEPHFKDLKGKSISLSDLKGKVVYVDFWASWCGPCRGQFPYSKELHKKLSDKQKKQIEFVYISIDDDETRWKKGIEDNQLDYGIQLHSPGGWSSEACKYFQINSIPRYMLIDKNGKIVNINATRPSDPKILDEILELVK; this comes from the coding sequence ATGAAAAAAACTACCGCGCTTTTTATTTTATTATTTCCTCTTTTTACGCTGGCTCAATCTACATTTTCAATTGAAGGAACAATCGAAAATTCAGCGGGTGATACTGTGTCCCTTATAAACGACACCTATTATTTAGGTAAGAAATCGAGTGTATTTTCAAGCGTTACAAAAGACTCTAAATTCAAATTCTCGCTATCACTTGAGCACAACAGCATTTTGCAATTGAAATATAAGGGAAAAGAAATTGCGCTATTTGCAGAACCCGGCAATTCACTTCAACTAACATTTAGCAGCTCCGGAAAAATTTCTTTTGAGGGAAAGGGAGCTGAAAACAATCAGTTTTTGCAAGCATTTGAAACAGCATTTAAATCCAATTTTGATAAAACAACGCAAGAGAAAAAGATGCTGGAACAAAATATTGATGCATTTGAAATGGATTTGTTTGATGCGCGACAAAAGCAGTTAAAATACTGTAAAGAGTATGCTGCCAAAAGTGCCTTATCTTCTGATTTTAAACTCTATTTGCAAAAACGAATTTCATACAATTACTGGAATTGGTTATTGGATTTTCCCGCTGTAAATGCGAATTCTGCGAAAGCAAAAACCGTAAAAGCAATTCCTCCAATTATGTTGGAAAGCTTGGACAAAAACAATGTGGTGGATGAATCGGCAATGATTTGTGATTCGTATCGGGGATATATTAATTCGTTTGTGATTTATTTTAATTCCGAAGCCAATGGATTTAATACGTTTCACGACATTAATACATCTGTAGACCGCAAATGCACCTTTGCAAAAAACAAATTAAGTGGCGTTCCTTACTCCTTTTTTGTATGCAAATTGTTGCTGGAATATTGCGAAAAAATGACACCTTCCTTTGCCCGAGAAATTTTTAAAAATTTTGAAACACTTGACAAAAAAGGCATTTACAGCAGCATCGCCAAAGAAAAATGTGGCGATTGGATAAACAGTAAAGATCCCAAAAAAGAAAAAACTACCACCGAAAAACCGGCCAAAGAAATTGCATCTTCAAGCAATTCGGAACCGCACTTTAAAGACCTTAAAGGCAAAAGCATTTCGCTTTCTGATTTAAAAGGAAAAGTTGTTTATGTAGATTTTTGGGCCAGCTGGTGCGGACCTTGCAGAGGGCAGTTCCCGTATTCGAAAGAGTTACACAAAAAATTATCAGATAAACAAAAGAAGCAAATTGAATTCGTTTACATCAGTATTGATGATGATGAAACACGTTGGAAAAAAGGAATTGAAGACAATCAATTGGATTACGGAATACAGCTGCACTCACCTGGCGGATGGAGCTCAGAAGCCTGCAAGTATTTTCAAATTAACAGCATCCCGCGCTATATGCTGATTGATAAAAACGGAAAAATAGTCAACATCAACGCCACCCGCCCGTCCGATCCTAAAATATTGGATGAAATTTTGGAATTAGTTAAGTAA
- a CDS encoding type IX secretion system membrane protein PorP/SprF: MRKIAFLSFLVFVLFVENVQAQDMHFTQFYSSPVYLNPAMTGLNVCDRVTMVYRNQWPGISRAYSSYLVSSDHYIPDAKLGVGMLMAHDQAGSGNLMTTIMSPSVAYELRVSQEFGIRFGIQPGLTQRRINYKKLVFGDQIARGGDVPTIEESKPSKTYFDAGTGILFYTKQFWGGFALNHMNQPNESLTGTKSRVPVKYTLHGGYSHLLNPDERDEAKRRSITSVFHYRHQKKFDQFDFGLYYRENVFTAGVWYRGLNVVKQYKRGYQNNDAICLIVGLQNKRTSFGYSYDVTISKLSSVSQGAHEITLSYQLCTRKKKKVRLTVDCPKF, encoded by the coding sequence ATGAGAAAAATAGCCTTCTTATCCTTTCTTGTTTTTGTGCTTTTCGTGGAAAATGTGCAGGCACAGGATATGCATTTCACACAATTTTATTCTTCGCCGGTGTATTTAAATCCGGCTATGACCGGCTTAAACGTTTGCGACCGAGTAACCATGGTGTACCGTAACCAATGGCCCGGAATTTCTAGAGCTTATAGTTCTTATTTGGTATCTAGCGACCATTATATTCCGGATGCAAAATTAGGTGTGGGTATGCTGATGGCGCACGATCAGGCGGGTAGCGGAAACTTAATGACAACTATAATGAGCCCTTCAGTTGCGTATGAATTAAGAGTGAGTCAGGAATTTGGAATTCGTTTTGGAATTCAGCCCGGCTTGACACAAAGGCGCATCAATTATAAAAAGCTCGTATTTGGTGATCAAATTGCGCGAGGTGGTGATGTTCCAACGATTGAAGAATCGAAACCATCTAAAACATACTTTGATGCCGGTACAGGAATATTATTTTACACCAAGCAGTTCTGGGGAGGTTTTGCTTTGAATCACATGAATCAACCCAATGAATCATTAACCGGAACAAAATCAAGAGTACCGGTAAAATACACCTTACATGGGGGTTATTCCCACTTGTTGAATCCGGATGAGCGTGACGAAGCAAAAAGACGTTCCATTACCAGTGTTTTCCACTATCGTCACCAAAAGAAATTCGATCAATTTGATTTTGGTTTGTATTATCGTGAAAATGTATTTACTGCAGGAGTCTGGTATCGCGGGCTTAATGTTGTAAAACAGTATAAGCGCGGATATCAAAACAATGATGCAATTTGTTTGATTGTTGGCTTACAAAATAAACGCACCAGTTTTGGATACAGTTATGATGTAACAATATCAAAATTATCTAGTGTATCGCAAGGAGCGCATGAGATTACTTTATCTTATCAGCTATGCACACGTAAGAAGAAAAAAGTGCGTTTAACGGTTGATTGCCCGAAGTTTTAA